A window of Fusarium falciforme chromosome 1, complete sequence genomic DNA:
ACGGCATCCCAGTCAGCCTTGCTACCTGTGCGCAATACTCCTCTGTCCCAGTCCCTTAGCCTATCTTGCTCATGACGTTTACTATGGTAGTGGAGCACATCTAATCGCTAATAACGTCGGCCGATAGATAGGTTCCATGCCGCGGTGGAGTGCTCCGTCTGTAAACTATATCTGTCTTGAGAAGGTGGAAAGGGATAATTCTCTTATGTCTCGTACGGAGGTTAGAGCAGTTAAATACCCCATGAGAGGTTTAACCTTTCATGATGATGCAGCTAGGTATGACTCTTCTACTGCAGACAGCagaaggttaaaaaaaaaaggccactgtgttagcattgggatatgatgctatgatgtgttgaaaatgtgttctttattatagttgaagcccggccctcgatgggttaactgagccagaagatagTAAACTGTATCCGTAAGGGAACAGAATCTGACGATTAATGTCGCCTAGCAAGCAACACCACGGTCTTGTGGCTCAGtcatcccatcaagggccgggcttcaactataatgaAGAACACAttttcaacacatcatagcattatatcccaatgctaacacagtggccaTCGCAGTTCTTTATGTCTTGGTGGCCCAGAGTCTTCCGGATAGAATTCATTAACCTCTACGATTTCGTTTTTCTAATTCCCTCCTATCTTGCCTGAGACATTGAGTTCACTGAGTACGCTTCCAGAGTTCTTCGTAGCTGGGGCCAATCTGCTCACTGAAAATCTAGATTACGTATTGGCCGTAATTGGCATTTTTATCATTCTCCATTTGAACGACAGGACAACGTTTGATTTGAACCCCGTAGAGAAATTTCAATAATAGCCAAGGTTTTTAAGCTCTTTGAACAACAGATTTCGGCTCAGTCTTTCCTATAGTCTCCGTTCACATGCTTACTGAGGTTGAGGTATGTTATACATTTGCTTATAGGTGCATGGGGGTGATAACATTACGGCTAGTCTGTTTCCTCCTTTGAGGGGCCCTCGAGGGATTCCGGTTCTTGATAACCCTGTCGCCAGGTGCTATGGCGTGGCAATGAGCCTCAAGTCAGCAAAGTCTTTTGTGTCTGGGGGAAAGATGCCGCAGGGGATCATGAACCTCCATTCGATACTCAAGGTGGTTGATATAAAACAGAATCTTCAGGCCTAAACCGAGCGTTGTTATCTAGTCCAACCAGAGCACTGCGGTCAGGAACAATATTATTGAGTGCCTCAGAGGAACCAGCCTGAGCCAAATTCCATGTCCTCTGCTTCAGTAGCCACATCCTCTTCCGCCAACCCTTCTGAGgcagagttattaatagcccACTTAATAAGTccctttagttagttaactGCTTGTccgaaataaaaaaaccgcTCCTCGAATGCCTCTTGGACCATTTACCGGGTTCTTTGCCCGCAAAATCCGCGACGAGAGACGGCAAACAAGGCTACATTGTATGCCATGTTGCTGTCCCTCGCATCTAACTTGACGGCACCAAGAGAAGGGAGTATAACAGTCGAAAGGTCGAGTCTCGTGCCGGGCTTTTCAATCCTCCgacttctcctctcttcttcgaACCCCTGTCGCTTTTGACCTCTCTCAGATCGTCCGTAATATCATACAGATTGCGGCGCTCCAAAGAATTAATGCAAAGGAATTCGAGGCTTTTGCAGAGAACATGGTAGGCGGAGAGCTTGGTTGGCATCCAGCGAGAGAACCGACGAAACCAGTCACTCACTCCATGATTGATAACGTCAAAGAATGGTGTCACACTCAACGGGGGATTTTTGACTGTGCAATGAAGCACTTGATTCCTTCTAAATGATTGAGGGGGTTGttcggttttttttttttttttcatcttTGATAGGTTCGTATTCGCCTGCGGTAGTGACATTCCCTTAAGTCTGATGAGATCTCCTGGCCGGCCGCCCGTTGAATCAATCATCATTCCTCCCACCCACCTATCCTGACCTGCCATTGGCCATTGAAGCCGGTTATCGCTTCAGTATTCTAGCGATTTGTATAATGAGGAATATGGTGCGTAGAGGTGATTTGCGTTGCTGACCCCTTCGCCCGCCAGCGTTCCGTTATGGTCTGTGTCGCTAGCGATGGTCGGCGTCCGGGACTGGCATCGCCGCCTCAGTGGCAGTTGGTTGGgttctaaccctaaccctgcCCGGGACCGTTTCCAACTAGGTCGAACTCGTAGCTTCGCAATTGCTGCTCATACTTGGGGTTGCTCAGGAATTTTGGCACCGAGTCCTGTTCCTGTTAGCGCGTGGCCAGAGATCTCGAGAGCGGCCATTTTGGGATTGAGGTGGGTATTAAACCAAACTTACACTCGCCATCAACTTAAACACGGCATTTTGGGCGTCTTCGAATAGAGATATCACTTCTTGAAGAGTGTCGATCATGGTAGTGTCCTGACTTACACCCTTGGTCATCTGGGTGGTAAGGCTGTTCCGCAGTTGGTGGTCAATATTAAGCTCGCAAGGCGAGCCAACAGCAAGGAAGGCATTATAGATTCTATACGCCTGAGCTATGCTCTCACTAATGCCGTCCGTCGCGGCCATATTAGGCTCCTTCTGGGCAGCGCGCGTGGCCACCTTACAATTCCGTATAAACTCATCCACGTCTTGGTAGAAGGATAGGTTCTCCTCGCAATGTGTGTCTCGGGATTGCTCGCGAAAGAGGAGTCGCACGGAAGGATCATTAAGGATCTTATCGAGTCGTTGCGTGTTGGAATCCTTGGCGATACCGTTCCACTGGGAACCGGTACTGCCTTCCCTCTCTGAAGACTGTCTTCGTGTTGTTGGGCCATTAATGAGGTCCTTACCTCGCTGCGTTAATTGGTAGATAGAACACTTGCTGGGCTGGAAGATATTGTTCCCGGGGTCGGGGTTCTGGGAAGTGTATGCCCCGTCCTCAGCAACATACTCTATTAGATCGTAGTCCGCGAAAAGAGTGGCAACCGCAACGGCTTCGCGCTCTTCCATTATGGTTGAATAATTCATTAACCAGTCGAATATAGCCTTGCCGGTGAAAGTATCGCGGTAGGTCTTCCCGTTAAGCTTAAGCTCAGCAATAATCTTAACCCTAGTGATGTTATCCCTGTATTCGTGCATCGAGCTTGAATCAGCAGCGGTCACGCTCGACACAGCTTTGCGGCTATCGGCACCGACGAGCCGGTGAAAGATGATCTCGATGGTGCCTTGGTCATAGTGAAGCTTGTCAGTTTGCGAGTCTCGTTCAAGGAGAATAAGTCGCGTCGCTCTGAGGTTAGCAAGCTCTGAAACCTGCTTCTGCCGAATGCCATTTCTCGCGCAGAAACGGCTTAATATAGTGATTCCCTTTGGTGTTAATTGCCAAACGGATCCCTTTATGGTATATACCTGCTGGTGTTTACCATCCGCCGATTCAATAAGCCGGGCTTCAATAAAGCGTTGGCAGATAGAGTGAGCCATATCCTTGGTCATTGAGAATGTGGTagtagtggtggtggtgataaTGCGACAGGGATTCTTGGGGTCGGGTAGACGGTTGGATTGGGAGGATTTGAGACGCATCAGGTTGTTGATAGCTTCTTCCGAGAGGAAGGTGTGCTCGACCTTGACCAACCGGACGCGGTGGGCCGAGAGGGGAAGCAGACTGATGACGAGGGTAGAGAAGATATCCTTAAAGTCCTTTTGGGTGGCCAAGTCAGCCAATGGTTAGTATTATAGCGAGGAATGAGGTTTTGAGAAGCCATGGTATATACCTTGCTGAACGGTCGGCTATCGTCCGCTATGCGTAGTAAGCGCGACGATGTCTGATGCATCTTAATAGCGCA
This region includes:
- a CDS encoding uncharacterized protein (Related to developmental regulator flbA); the protein is MHQTSSRLLRIADDSRPFSKDFKDIFSTLVISLLPLSAHRVRLVKVEHTFLSEEAINNLMRLKSSQSNRLPDPKNPCRIITTTTTTTFSMTKDMAHSICQRFIEARLIESADGKHQQVYTIKGSVWQLTPKGITILSRFCARNGIRQKQVSELANLRATRLILLERDSQTDKLHYDQGTIEIIFHRLVGADSRKAVSSVTAADSSSMHEYRDNITRVKIIAELKLNGKTYRDTFTGKAIFDWLMNYSTIMEEREAVAVATLFADYDLIEYVAEDGAYTSQNPDPGNNIFQPSKCSIYQLTQRGKDLINGPTTRRQSSEREGSTGSQWNGIAKDSNTQRLDKILNDPSVRLLFREQSRDTHCEENLSFYQDVDEFIRNCKVATRAAQKEPNMAATDGISESIAQAYRIYNAFLAVGSPCELNIDHQLRNSLTTQMTKGVSQDTTMIDTLQEVISLFEDAQNAVFKLMASDSVPKFLSNPKYEQQLRSYEFDLVGNGPGQG